Below is a window of Variovorax sp. TBS-050B DNA.
AGCTCATGACGCTGCTGCGCGGCCTGGGCGTGGAGGAGCTCTCCAAGGCCGAACTCACGGGCGAGTGGGAATACAAGCTCGCGCAGATGGAGAAAGGCGCGCTGAGCCGCGACGCCTTCATGCGCGAGATCGCGCAGATGACGGAGCACATCGTCCGGAAGGCGAAGGAGTACGACCGCGACACCGTGCCGGGCGACTACGCCACCCTCTCCACGCCCTGCCCCAACTGCGGCGGCGTGGTGAAGGAGAACTACCGCCGCTACGCCTGCACCGGCAAGCCGGGCAGCGAGCCCTGCGGCTTCTCGTTCGGCAAGTCGCCGGCCGGGCGTACCTTCGAGGTGGCCGAGGCCGAGGCGCTGCTGGCCGACAAGCACATCGGGCCGCTCGAGGGCTTCCGCTCGAAGGCGGGCTGGCCGTTCACCTCGGAGATCGTGCTCAAGTACGACGAGGAGGCGAAGAACTGGAAGCTCGAGTTCGACTTCGGCGACGACAAGAACGCCGACACCGGCGAGATCGTCGACTTCAGCGATCAGGACACGGTCGGGCCCTGCCCCATCTGCGGCGCGCCGGTGTTCGAGCACGGCAGCAACTACGTCTGCGAGAAGTCGGTGCCCACGAATGCGCAGCCCACGCCGAGCTGCACCTTCAAGACCGGCAAGATCATCCTGCAGCAGCCGGTGGAGCGCGCGCAGATGGAAAAGCTGCTCGCCACCGGCAAGACCGACCTGCTCGACAAGTTCGTGAGCATGCGCACGCGCCGCGCCTTCAAGGCCTTCCTGACCTGGAACGCCGAGGAAGGCAAGGTGACCTTCGAGTTCGCGCCGCGCGAAGGCGGCAGCAAGTTCCCGCCGCGCAAGACCTTCGGCAAGGCGGCGCCCGCGGGCAAGACCGCGGCGGCGAAGAAGGCGGCAGCCAAGACGCCCGCGGCCAAGAAGGCCCCGGCCGCGAAGAAGGCCGCCGCGCCGCGCAAGCCCGGCGCGGGCCTGAAGCCGAGCGACTCGCTGGCCGCGGTGATCGGCGCCGAGCCGGTGGCGCGCACCGAGGTCATCAAGAAGCTCTGGGACTACATCAAGGCCAACGGCCTGCAGGACGCGACGAACAAGCGCGCCATCAACGCCGACGCCAAGCTCAAGCCGGTGTTCGGCAAGGACCAGGTGACGATGTTCGAGCTAGCGGGCATCGTGGGCAAGCATCTGTCGGCGCCATGAGCATGCAGCGCCGACAGCTCGTTCTGGCCGTGGCCGCCGCCGCGTTCGCGGGCGCTTCCGTGCCGGCGCTGGCCGCCGCATGGCCTGACAGGCCCGTGAAGCTCGTGGTGCCCTTCCCGCCCGGGCAGGCCACCGACATCTTCGCGCGCGCGCTCGCCGAGCAGCTCGGCCGCCGGCTCGGGCAGCCCGTGATCGTCGACAACAAGGCCGGCGCGGGCAGCAACATCGGCACCGAGTTCGTGGTGCGCGCGCCGGCCGACGGCTACACGCTGGTGGTGGCCGGCAGCGCGATGGCGGTGAATCAGACGCTCTACGCCAAGCCGGGCTTCGACCCGCGCAAGGACCTGGTCGGTATCTCGCTGATCGCGACGGTGCCGCTGGTGTTCCTTGCCACGCCCGAAAGCGGCATCCGCAGCATGGCCGAGCTGGTCGCGCGCGCCAAGGCCGAGCCGGGCCGGCTCAGCTACGCGAGCGCCGGCATCGGCGGCACGCAGCACCTGTCGGGCGAGATGTTCAAGTCGGCGGCGCGCGTGTTCATCACCCACATCCCCTACCGCGGCAGCGGTCCGGCGCAGGCGGACTTCCTCGGCAACCAGGTGCCGCTGATGGTCGACTCGGTCACGGCGGCGCTGCCGCACATCAAGTCGGGCAAGGCGGTGGCGCTGGCGGTCACCTCGGCGAAGCGCTCGTCGCAGCTGCCCGAGGTGCCGACGGTGCGCGAAAGCGGCGTGGCCGGCACCAAGGATTTCGAGGCCGTGGGCTGGCTGGGCCTGATGGCGCCGCGCGGCACGCCGGCCGAGGTCACGGAGCGGCTCAACAGGGAAGTGACCGAGATCCTCAAGACCGAGCAGATGGCGCGCTTCATCCGCGACCGCGGCTCCGAGCCGGCGCCCACCACGGGCGCCGAGTTCGACCGCTTCGTCGCGAGCGAGATCCAGCGCTGGGGCCAGGCGGTCAAGGCCTCGGGCGCCAAGCCCGAGTAGCCAGCCGCGGCTCAGGCAGGCGTCGCCGCCTGCGCGCCCAGGTCCACGTCCGCGAGCAGCCAGCGGCGGAAGTGGTCGAGCGTGGCGAGCTGGCCGCGCCCTTCCGGGTAGCAGAACCAGTAGCCCTCGTTGCCGCGGTAGCCGCCCTCGGGCAGCGGCTCGTCGACGAGCCCCGCGGCAATGTCGTCCTGCACCAGGCAGCGCGGCACCAGCGCCACGCCCATGCCGACCATGACCGCGCGGATCATGGTCTGGAACTGGTCGAACTGCGGGCCGGCCAGCGGATCGAGGCCGCGCACGCCGTGCGCCTCGCTCCATTGCAGCCACGACTGCGGCACCGTCACATGGCGCAGCAGCGTGCAGCGCGCCACGTCCTGAGGGGCGCGGATGCGCACCTCGGCCAGCTCCGCGCGCGGCGCGATCAGCGCCACGTCCTGCCCCGCGAGGTAGTGCGAGCGCGCGCCGGGCCAGTGGCCGTCGCCGAACAGGATCGCGCAGTCGAGCTCGGGCCGCTCGAAGTCGTAGCCGTGCACGAAGGGCACGAAATGCAGCGTGATCTGCGGATGGCGGCGCTGGAAGTCGGGCAGCCGCGGAATCAGCCACTTGGCACCGAAGGTCGGCAGCGTCGAGAGGTGCAGCGCGCCGCCGCCGTCGCCGCTGGTGATGAGCTCGAGCGTGGCCGCCTCGAGCTGCGCGAGCACCGCGCGCACCGCCTTCTCGTAGCGTTCGCCCGCGGGCGTGAGCGCGAGGCGCTTGCGGCTGCGCTCGAACAGCGGCACGCCGATCCAGCGTTCGAGCTCCTGCACCTGCTTGCTCACGGCGCCCTGCGTGAGGTGCAGCGCCTCGGCGGCGCGCGAGACGCTGTCGAAGCGCACCACGGCCGAGAAGGCGCGCAGCAGGTTCAGAGGCGGGGAGAGACGGCGGAGCGACATGGCGGGATGTCCATCAAAACATTCCAGATCAGAATGTTAGCTGGTCTATCCTTTGCTTGGATGAACAGGCAACTTTTTGCTTCGTTCCTCCTCTTCCATTGGAAAAATCCCCCATGCAACGTCGTCTTCTTCTTTCCGCGCTGGCGGCAGCCACTGTCGCTCCTGGAATGTCTTTCGCCCAAGGCAAGCCGATCCGGATGATCGTGCCCTTCCCGCCCGGCGGCGCCACCGACATCACGGCGCGCGTGCTTTCGGAGCCGCTGGCCAAGATCCTGCAGCAGCCCGTGGTCATCGACAACCGCGCCGGCGCCGGCGGCTCCATCGGCATGGCCGAAGTGGCGCGCTCGGCACCCGACGGCCTCGCCTTCGGCGTGGCCACGCTCTCGACGCACGGCGTGAACCCGGCCGTATACCAGAAGCTGCCCTACGACCCGGTCAAGGGCTTCGTGGCGGTGACCGAACTCGTGAAGGCGCCGGGCGTGGTCGTGATCAACCCGCAGGTGCTGCCGGTGAAGAATTTCGCCGAACTCGTGAAGCACCTGAAGGCCAACCCGGGCAAGGTGTCGTACGCCTCGCCGGGCAACGGCACCATCGGCCACATGTGGGGCGAGCTGTTCAAGAGCAGCACCGGAACCTCGATGGTGCACATCCCCTACCGCGGTGCGGGCCCGGCGCTCAACGACGTGCTCGCGGGCGAGGTGCCGGTGTACTTCGACCAGGTCGCCTCCTCGCTGCCGCACGTGAAGGCGGGCAAGCTCAAGGCGCTGGCGGTGTCGTGGAGCGGCCGGCTCGACGTGCTGCCCGAGGTGCCGACCTACCGCGAACTCGGCTACGCCGCCAACAACGATCCCTCGTGGTTCGGCCTCGTGGCGCCGGCCGGCACGCCCGCCGACATCGCGCTGCGCATGCAGCAGGCGGTGGCCACGGCGCTGAAGGACGCCTCGGTGCGCGAACGGCTCGCGCTGCAGGGGCTCTATGCCTCGGGCACGACGCCGGCCGAGTTCGCGAAGCAGATCGACAGCGAGATCGAGAAGATGAAGAAGGTCGCCGCCTTCGCCCGCATCCGATTGGACTGAGCCTGCCTATGCATCCTGTTCTCAAGCTGATCCAGACCCGCACCCAGGGCTCGGCGCAAGTGACCGCGCTGCCCGGGACCACGCCGCTGGTGCTCGACTCGCCGCACAGCGGCACCGCATACCCGGCGGACTTCCGCTCGGTGCGCGACCTGGCGACGCTGCGCCGCGCCGAGGACACGCACGTCGAGAAGCTCTACGCCTTCGCGCCCGACATGGGCGTGGCGTGGATCGAGGCCCACTTCCCGCGCAGCTACCTCGACGCGAACCGCGACCTCACCGAACTCGACACCACCATGCTCGACGGCCCCTGGGACGGGCCGCTGTCGGACGACCCACGCGTGCTGTCGAAGGTGCGGCTCGGCAAGGGCCTGGTCTGGAAGCTCACCGACGAGGGCGAGCCGATCTACGACCGGCGGCTCGGCGTGGACGAGGTGCGCGCGCGCATCGACCAGTGCTGGCGGCCCTACCACGCGGCCGTGGCCGAGGCGATCGACGCGGCGCATGCGCGGCACGGCTACAGCATCCACATCAACTGCCACTCGATGCCGGCCGTCGCGGGCAGCCATGCGACCGACTTCCCCGGCGTGGCGCATGCCGACTTCGTGATCGGCGACCGCGACGGCAGCACCGCCGACCCGGCGCTGTCGCAGCGCATCTGCGCGCACCTGCGCGCGCGCGGCTACAGCGTCGACTACAACCATCCGTACAAGGGCGTCGAACTGGTGCGGCGCAACGGGCGGCCCGCGACGCACCGGCACAGCATCCAGGTCGAGATCAATCGCAAGCTCTACATGGACGAGGCCACGCTCGCGCTCGACGAGGCGAACGCCGCGCGGCTGCAGGCGGACCTGCGATCGATGGTCGAGATGCTGCTCGCCACCGATCCGCGCTGAGGCATAACAACCCTGAGGCCGCCGGGGGGTGTGGCGGCGCGGCCGGCGCCGCGCCGGCCTATAGTGGCCGCCAGTCCCACCATTGCCTGGAGTTTTCCGTGAAGCCATTCATTGCAGCCGTCCTTGCCCTCGCGATCGGTGCCCTGGCGGCGGGCTGCGCCGGCACGGGGTCGGCGGGCGGCAGCGACCGCGCGGCCTCGTCCGGCAGCGGCGTGACGGTGTTCGGCACCATCGACGCCGGCGTCAGCGGCACGACGAACCGCTCGGACCGCCGCTAGGCGGCCGACCGGCTCAGCGCCGCAGCAGCGCCTGGCGCAGCACCCGCGCCGCGCGGTCGCGGATGCGGCCGGGCCCGCTGTCGGGCGCGGTGCGCGGCGCCACCTTCGCGGTCGCGCAGGCCCAGAGGAAGTCGTGCAGGATCGGCGTGTCGTCCACCGTGTCGGTGCCGCCGTACTTGTGGAATTCGGGGTGCCACTGCGTGGCGGAGATGTAGCTGCGGCCCTTGTCGGGCCGGCGGCGGATCGCCTCGGGCACGCGGTCGGGCAGGCTCCAGGCCTCGACCTCGAAGCCGGGCGCGAGGTCCTTCACGCCCTGGTGGTGGATGCTGTTGACGCGCGCCGTCCGCACCTCGGGATAGAGCTTCGCGAGGCGCGTGCCTTCGACGATCTCGATGTCGTGGAAGTTCTGGTCGTAGGTCACCGGATCGCGGTGCCGCTGCGTCTGCGGATGCTGGTGCTGCGCCTCGATGTCCTGGTAGAGCGTGCCGCCGAAGGCCACGTTGATCAGCTGCAGGCCGCGGCACACGCCGAAGATCGGCTTGCCGGCCTGTTCGAAGGCCTCGACGAGCGCGAGGTCGTAGAGGTCGCGGATGCGGTCGCCGACCCAGGCGTCCTTGAGCGGCACCTCGCCGTAGCTGCCGGGCCAGACGTCGGCGCCGCCGTGCATCACCACGCCGTCGAGCCACTCGGCATAGTGCGAGAGCTTGGTGTCGCCGCGCGCGGTCTCGCCGGTGGGGCAGGGCACCATCACCACCATCGCGCCCGCGGACATGAGCCAGTGGGCGATGGATTGCTCGACGTACTGCAGCGTCTTGTTGGTGAACAGCGATCGCGCCGGGTCCGCATGCGAGAAGCAGGCGGAGAGACCGATCTTCAGCCGGGCAGCGACGGGTTGGGGCATCTCGGAGCGAGCAGGGCGTGCAAAGCGGAAAGGAAAGTCCATTGTGGCGCTTTGGCCTCTCGCCGCGGGTCGGACGAAACGCCAAGTATGCTTTCAACGCCGCCACGACCGACAAGGAAGACAAAGCCATGAAGACCATCCAGGGCCCGGCCATATTCCTGGCCCAGTTCGCCGGAGACCAGGCCCCGTTCAACTCGCTCGACGCCATTGCCGGCTGGGCCGCGGGCCTGGGCTACAAGGGCGTGCAGATCCCGAGCTGGGACGCGCGCCTGTTCGACCTGCGCCGCGCCGCCGAGAGCAGGACCTACTGCGACGAGGTCAAGGGCATGCTCGCCGGCCACGGCCTGCAGATCACCGAGCTCTCGACTCACCTGCAGGGCCAGCTGGTGGCGGTGCACCCGGCCTACGACGCCGGCTTCGACGGCTTCGCGGCGCCCGAGGTGCGCGGCGACCCGGTGCGGCGCCAGCAATGGGCGGTGGAACAGCTGCACCTCGCGGCCCGGGCCTCGGCCAACCTGGGGCTGCGCGCGCACGCGACCTTCTCGGGCGCGCTCGCCTGGCCCTACCTCTATTCGTGGCCGCCGCGGCCGCCGGGCCTGATCGAGGAGGCCTTCGACGAGCTCGCGCGCCGCTGGCGCCCGATCCTCGATGCCTTCGATGCGGCGGGCGTGGACGTGGGCTACGAGATCCACCCCGGCGAAGACCTGCACGACGGGGTGAGCTACGAGATGTTTCTGGAGCGCGTGAACAACCATCCGCGCGCCTGCCTGCTGTACGACCCGAGCCACTTCATGCTGCAGCAGCTCGACTACCTGGCCTACATCGACCACTACCACGAGCGCATCAAGATCTTCCACGTCAAGGACGCCGAGTTCAATCCGACCGGCAAGCAGGGCGTCTACGGCGGCTTCCAGAGCTGGATCAACCGGGCCGGGCGCTTCCGCTCGCTGGGCGACGGGCAGGTCGACTTCGGCGCGATCTTCTCCAAGATGGCGCAGTACGACTTCCCCGGCTGGGCGGTGCTCGAGTGGGAATGCTGCATCAAGCATCCCGAGGATGGCGCGCGCGAGGGCGCGAAATTCATCGCCGACCACATCATCCGCGTGGCCGACCGGGCCTTCGACGATTTCGCGGCGGGCGGTGTCGACGTCGCGGGGAACCGCCGCACCCTGGGCCTGGCCTGAGCCGCGCCCGCGCGGGCGCTATCCTGTCGATAGCAAAAGGGGCACGGGCGGCGCGCGTCTGCATTCCGCCACGCGCTCGACAAGCAACTGTCATGCCTCGCGGGCTATAATGTCGGGTTCGTTTCGATGACCACGACGAAGTTATTCGTCAACCGCCGGCCTGCGCACTTTGGCCCGGGCCGGTTTCACAGTGTGTTGGAGCGCCAGACCGGGCGCCCATGATTGCCACCACTGCCTTCGTTCTTGTTGAAGCGAATAGCGCCTCCGCCGCCCCGCGGTGGCGCGAAGACAAGCGGCCCTGCCACGGCGCGTTCGCGCTGCCGGGCTCCGGCCGAAGAAACAATGACGCTGGATTTCATCTCCAACACACTTATCGGACGACTCAGAGGTAATCGCACATGCCCAAGGAAGAACTGATCGAAATGAACGGCGCAGTGACCGAGGTCCTGCCCGACTCGCGCTACCGCGTCACGCTCGACAACGGCCATCAGCTGATCGCCTACAGCGGCGGCAAGATGCGCAAGCACCACATCCGCATCCTCGCGGGCGACAAGGTCTCGCTCGAACTCTCGCCCTACGACCTGACCAAGGGTCGCATCACCTTCCGCCACCTGGAGCGCCGCGGCCCCCCGCCGACCAACTCCGGCAACAACAACACGCCCCGCCGCTGATCCGCGACCGACGAAAGGGCCTTGCGGCGCCCCGCGACGGGTGCTCGGCAAGGCCTTTTGGTTTTTGCGGTCCTCATTCGGCTGCCGAACGATGACCCCACCCGATTCCACAGCCGGCGCCTCCCAGGCCGACGCCCGCGGCTTCGCCACGCTGGCGCTCTCGCCGCAGATGCTGGCCAACCTCACGCAGCTCGGCTACACGCAGATGACGCCGATCCAGGCGGCCAGCCTGCCGCCCGCGCTGCTCGGCAAGGACCTGATCGCCCAGGCCAAGACGGGCAGCGGCAAGACCGCCGCCTTCGCCCTCGCGCTGCTCGCCAACCTCAATCCGCGCCGCTTCGCGGTGCAGGCGCTGGTGCTGTGCCCCACGCGCGAACTGGCCGACCAGGTCACGACCGAGATCCGCCGCCTCGCGCGCGCCGAGGAGAACATCAAGGTGGTCACGCTCTGCGGCGGCGTCGCGCTGCGCGGGCAGGTCGCGAGCCTGGCGCACGGCGCGCACATCGTCGTGGGCACGCCGGGCCGGATCATGGACCATCTGGAGCGCGGAAACCTCGACCTCGAGCCGCTCAACACGCTGGTGCTCGACGAGGCCGACCGCATGCTCGACATGGGCTTCTTCGACGACATCGTGAAGGTCGCGCGCCAGTGCCCGAAGGAGCGGCAGACGCTGCTGTTCTCGGCCACCTACCCCGAAGGCATCGCCCGGCTCGCGCAGCAGTTCATGAAGAGCCCCGAGCAGGTCACGGTGCAGGCGCAGCACGAAGGCAGCCGCATCCGCCAGCGCTGGTACCAGGTGAAGGAGAGCGAGCGGCTGCATGCGGTGAGCCTGCTGCTCGACCACTTCCGCCCCGTCAGCACGCTGGCCTTCTGCAACACCAAGCAGCAGTGCCGCGACCTGGTGCAGGTGCTGCAGGCGCAGGGCTTCAGCGCGCTGGCGCTCTTCGGCGAACTCGAGCAGCGCGAGCGCGACCAGGTGCTGGTGCAGTTCGCCAACCGCAGCTGCTCCGTGCTGGTGGCCACCGACGTGGCGGCGCGCGGGCTCGACATCGCGCAGCTCGAGGCGGTGATCAACGTCGACGTGACGCCCGATGCCGAAGTGCACATCCACCGCATCGGCCGCACCGGCCGCGTCGGCCAGCAGGGCGGCGCCGAAGGCCTGGCGCTGAACCTCGCGAGCATGGACGAGATGGGCAGCGTCGGCAAGATCGAGCAGCTGCAGGGCCGCGAATCCGAATGGCACGCGCTGGCCGAGCTCACGCCGGGGCAGGGCGCGCCGCTGCAGCCGCCGATGGCCACGCTGCAGATCGTCGGCGGCCGCAAGGAAAAGATCCGCGCCGGCGACGTGCTGGGCGCGCTCACCGGCGAATGCGGCTATGCCCGGGAGCAGGTCGGCAAGATCAACGTGAACGAGTTCTCGACCTACGTGGCCGTGGCGCGCGACATCGCCGCCGAGGCGGCGCGCAAGCTCGCGAGCGGCCGCGTCAAGGGCAAGAGCGTGAAGGTGCGCCTGCTCGAACTCTGAATCCCCGTCATGCTGCTTGCTTTGGCTTGTGGCAGGCAAAATCCCCGATGTGGCCTAATTGCGCCTCGAACATCATTTTTCATCCGAGCTTTTCCATGCCCAAGAAAATCCGTACCGAAGCCGACCGTCTCGCCAGCCCCAAGCCGACGCCCATGCCCGGCTTCACCCTGCCGCGCTCCGGTGGCGGCCAGAAGGTCAGCCTGGAACGCGGCACCGCGACGCGCAGCAAGAAGAACCCCGGCAAGCGCGCCAAGAAGGGCGGCTGATCCGCCTGCGACGGCTCGCAGGAGCCTCGACGAACGCGCCCCCGGGGCGCGTTTTGTCATTGGAAAGCCCCTGAATCCCACCGGCCCCGCGATGTCCGACGACAACCAGATCCACATTCCGCCCTCGTTCTTCGCGGTCTACAGCGATGCGCGCCAGCGCCTGCTGGCCCCCATCGGCGTGGTGCGCGAGCGCTACGAGGTCTGCGAGGACCTGGCCAACCACCTCGTGGCGCATGCGCAGATCCAGCACCACACCGAGGTGCCGGTCGAGCGCGAGATCCTGCGCCGCATCCATGCGGGCCTCTCCACGCCCGAGGCCGGCGTGTCGGCCGCCGAGGCCGAGTGGATCGTGCAGCGGCTCGCCGAGCTGCTCGGCTGGCCCGCACCCGAGCCGGCGGCGCCCGCGGACGACTGAGCGCGCTCAGGGCGGCGAAAACCGCTCGCGCAGGAAATCGACGAAGGCGCGCGTCTTCGCCGCGAGGTGGCGCGACGGATACACCGCGTAGACCGGCGTCCGGTCGGCCTCCCAGTCCTCGAGCACCGCCTGCAGCCGCCCTTCGGCCAGCGCCTGCTGCACGTAGATGCGCGGCATCAGGCTGAGGCCGAAGCCCGCGAGCAGCGCGTCGCGCACCGCCAGGCTGGAGCTGACCTTGTAGCGCCCGTCGATCGGCACCGCGACGCTGCGGCCCGCGCGCGTGAAGGTCCACCTGTGCGCATGGCCCGACAGCGTGAACTGCACGCAGTCGTGCGCCTTGAGGTCCTCCGGCTCGCCGGGCCGGCCGAAGCGCTCGAAATACGCCGGCGCGCCGCAGACCACGTGCGTCATCGTCATCAGCTCGCGCGCGACGAGGCTGGAATCCTCCAGCCGGTCGCTGCCGCGGATCGCGAGGTCGTAGCCCTCGCCGACCAGATCGGCGCGGCTGTCCTGCAGGTCGAGTTCGAGCCGCAGGTTCGGATGGCGCGCCAGGAACTGCGGAATGTGCGGCGAGATGCAGGTCAGCGCGAAGGTCAGCGGCGCGCTCACGCGCAGCACGCCGCCGGGGCTGGCGCCCATCGGCGCGAGCGCGGCATCGGCCTCGGCAAGCTCGTCGAGGATGCGCGACAGGCGCGCGTGGTAGGCCGCGCCGGCCTCGGTGAGGCTCATGCTGCGCGTGGTGCGGTTGATGAGGCGCACCTTCAGATGCGCCTCGAGTTCGGCGATGTTCTTGCTGACCGCCGCGGCCGACAGGCCCAGTTGCCGCGCGGCGCCCGCGAAGCTGCCGCTCGCGGCGGCGGTGCGGAAGACCTTGAGCGCGGTGAGATGGTCCACGTGAATTGACAACCATTGGTTGAGGATCAATTCATTATTCGGCCATTAACAACCAGGGGTCAACTCACTACAGTCGACCCATGACCCGCCGCACCACCGACGTCCTGCTCACCGCCACCGCGCCCGCGATTTGGGGCAGCACCTACATCGTGACCACCGAGCTGCTGCCCGCCAACTACCCGCTCACGGTGGCGCTGCTGCGCGCGCTGCCGGCCGGGCTGTTGCTGCTGCTGATCGTGCGCCAGCTGCCTGCGCGCGCATGGTGGGGGCGCATCCTGGTGCTGGGCGCGCTGAACTTCTCCATCCTCTGGGCGATGCTGTTCCTCGCGGCCTACCGGCTGCCGGGCGGCGTGGCCGCGACCCTCACCTCGTTGCAGCCGCTGTTCGTGGTCTTCCTGGCCAGCCTGTTGCTCGGCGTGCCGGTGCGCGCGCTCGCGGTGGTGGCGGCGCTGGTCGGCATCGGCGGCGTCGCGCTGCTGGTGCTCACGCCGCAGGCGACGCTCGATGCGCTCGGCATCGCCGCCGCGCTGGCCGGCGCGGCCTCGATGGCGCTCGGCACGGTGCTGAGCCGGCGCTGGCAGCCGCCGGTCTCCGCGCTGACCTTCACGGCCTGGCAGCTGACCGCGGGCGGCCTGCTGCTGCTGCCGCTCGCGCTCTGGCTCGAACCGCCGCTGCCCGCGCTCACGGCCGCCAACTGGATCGGCTTTGCATGGCTCGGCCTGATCGGCGCGGCGCTGACCTACATCGTCTGGTTCCGCGGCGTGGCGCGGCTGGAGCCTTCGGCCGTGGCGCCGCTGGCCTTCCTGAGCCCGGTGACGGCCGTGATCCTGGGCTGGGCGCTGCTGGGCCAGAGCCTCTCGGTGCCGCAGGTGGCGGGCATCCTGACGGTGATCGCGAGCATCTGGCTGAGCCAGCATGCGCAGCGCGGCGCCCCGCCGCCGGTGCTCGCGCGGCCCGCGGCGCGCTGAGTTCAGGCCGGCTGCGCCGCCGCCGCCCGCTTCAGCAGGCGGATGTAGCCGGGCTGCACCTCCATCTTCGCGGTGACGCCGCGGCGCTGCAGCAGCCGGTGCGCCCGGGGCAGGTTCCAGCACGGCAGGCTGGTGAACATGTGGTGCTCGCAGTGGTAGTTGACCCAGTAGGGCGCCACCAGCGCGCGTTCGAGCCAGCCCGCGTGCGTGGTGCGCGCCTGGCGCAGCGGATCGGGCTCGTCCTGGGCCACCAGCGCATGCTCGGCGATGTTGCGCACGCGGCTCACGAGCGGCAGCCAGGTCGCCATCGGCAGCAGCCACATCAGCAGCCATGCCCACCACACGCCGGCCGCCGCGAACGCGAGGAAGCCGAGCCCGTTGCCGACGAGGAAGCGCCGGTCCTTGGCGATCTCGCGGCCGAAGGCGCGCCAGGCGGACTCGCCGGCGGCGCGCGCGCGGATGCCGGCGGCGATGTGGCCGAAGCGCTGCCTGTAGAAGGTCTGGCCGCTGAGGTCGCGCACGACCTTGCGCCACATCGAGGCGCGCGTGATCGGGAAGGGCGCGGAGAGCACGAGGTCGGGGTCCTCGCGCTGCTGCACGAAGCGGTGGTGCTGCAGGTGGTAGGGCCGGTAGTCGCGCAGCGCGGGCGCGCAGAGCCAATGGCCGATCCAGTCGTTGAGCCCGCGGTGGCGGTGCAGGCTCGCATGGGCGGCGTCGTGCATGAGGACGAACAGGCCGAGCTGGCGCGCGCCGACGATCGGCACCACGAGCGGCACGGTCCAGGGCCAGGCGATGCCCGCGAGCATCGCGGCGCCGATCACGCCCCAGCAGTGCGCCACCAGCCACACGCCCCGCCACGACGAGCGCGCGGTCAGCGACCGCCATTCCTCGGCGGTGAAGAAGTCCTCGGGTCGGGCACGGGGCGCGGCGGCCATCGCGCCAGTATGCGCCGCGGACGCCCGCGCATCACGGGGACTTGCCCGCAAGGCGGCGCCGCGGCCCCGGTGGCGCTACTTGT
It encodes the following:
- a CDS encoding EamA family transporter, which translates into the protein MTRRTTDVLLTATAPAIWGSTYIVTTELLPANYPLTVALLRALPAGLLLLLIVRQLPARAWWGRILVLGALNFSILWAMLFLAAYRLPGGVAATLTSLQPLFVVFLASLLLGVPVRALAVVAALVGIGGVALLVLTPQATLDALGIAAALAGAASMALGTVLSRRWQPPVSALTFTAWQLTAGGLLLLPLALWLEPPLPALTAANWIGFAWLGLIGAALTYIVWFRGVARLEPSAVAPLAFLSPVTAVILGWALLGQSLSVPQVAGILTVIASIWLSQHAQRGAPPPVLARPAAR
- a CDS encoding fatty acid desaturase family protein; translation: MAAAPRARPEDFFTAEEWRSLTARSSWRGVWLVAHCWGVIGAAMLAGIAWPWTVPLVVPIVGARQLGLFVLMHDAAHASLHRHRGLNDWIGHWLCAPALRDYRPYHLQHHRFVQQREDPDLVLSAPFPITRASMWRKVVRDLSGQTFYRQRFGHIAAGIRARAAGESAWRAFGREIAKDRRFLVGNGLGFLAFAAAGVWWAWLLMWLLPMATWLPLVSRVRNIAEHALVAQDEPDPLRQARTTHAGWLERALVAPYWVNYHCEHHMFTSLPCWNLPRAHRLLQRRGVTAKMEVQPGYIRLLKRAAAAQPA
- a CDS encoding LysR family transcriptional regulator, yielding MDHLTALKVFRTAAASGSFAGAARQLGLSAAAVSKNIAELEAHLKVRLINRTTRSMSLTEAGAAYHARLSRILDELAEADAALAPMGASPGGVLRVSAPLTFALTCISPHIPQFLARHPNLRLELDLQDSRADLVGEGYDLAIRGSDRLEDSSLVARELMTMTHVVCGAPAYFERFGRPGEPEDLKAHDCVQFTLSGHAHRWTFTRAGRSVAVPIDGRYKVSSSLAVRDALLAGFGLSLMPRIYVQQALAEGRLQAVLEDWEADRTPVYAVYPSRHLAAKTRAFVDFLRERFSPP
- the dbpA gene encoding ATP-dependent RNA helicase DbpA yields the protein MTPPDSTAGASQADARGFATLALSPQMLANLTQLGYTQMTPIQAASLPPALLGKDLIAQAKTGSGKTAAFALALLANLNPRRFAVQALVLCPTRELADQVTTEIRRLARAEENIKVVTLCGGVALRGQVASLAHGAHIVVGTPGRIMDHLERGNLDLEPLNTLVLDEADRMLDMGFFDDIVKVARQCPKERQTLLFSATYPEGIARLAQQFMKSPEQVTVQAQHEGSRIRQRWYQVKESERLHAVSLLLDHFRPVSTLAFCNTKQQCRDLVQVLQAQGFSALALFGELEQRERDQVLVQFANRSCSVLVATDVAARGLDIAQLEAVINVDVTPDAEVHIHRIGRTGRVGQQGGAEGLALNLASMDEMGSVGKIEQLQGRESEWHALAELTPGQGAPLQPPMATLQIVGGRKEKIRAGDVLGALTGECGYAREQVGKINVNEFSTYVAVARDIAAEAARKLASGRVKGKSVKVRLLEL